Part of the Methylophaga nitratireducenticrescens genome is shown below.
AGCGAGAATTATACAGCCACTCGCCCGGCTGTCAACAACAATTATTACAGAATTATGAAACTAGAATAAAACTGAAATCTTGCGGAAAAAATGGTGGGCCGTCTGCGACTCGAACGCAGGACCATCGGATTAAAAGTCCGGTGCTCTACCAACTGAGCTAACGGCCCAAACCAAGCGCGACATAATACTATAGTTGATAAAAATGACAACCCCAGTTGCCAATATTTTTCTATTTTACTGACATAGATTAGTGGGTGGAGTCTTACAGGAAACAGGTAATCACTGATTCTTACCAAGAAACAATAACTTATTGATAACGTGTTGGGTCTGCTAATCCGGCATCAATAAAACCTTGTCGTCTGAAGCGGCAGGAATCACATTGTCCACACGCTCTGCCTTGCGCATCAGCTTGGTAACAGGAAACCGTTTCGCTGTAATCAATCCCCAGCTCCGTACCACGCTTAACGATTTCTGACTTTGAAAGATACATCAATGGTGCTTTTATATATATAGCGGAACCTTCAACTGCAGATTTGGTTGCCAGGTTAGCCAGCTTTTCAAATGCATCAATAAATTCAGGGCGACAATCAGGATAGCCTGAGTAATCCACAGCGTTAACCCCGACAAAAATGGCTTCGGCATTAAGCACTTCTGCCCAGCCTAATGCAATCGACAGAAAAACTGTATTTCGTGCCGGGACATAAGTAATCGGAATACCCTGCTGTTCTGT
Proteins encoded:
- the queC gene encoding 7-cyano-7-deazaguanine synthase QueC, yielding MTKRAVILLSGGLDSVTALAIAKAEGYECFSISFDYGQRHKTELLAAENLAKKAGVASHKVIQIDLRAIGGSALTDDIDVPETEQQGIPITYVPARNTVFLSIALGWAEVLNAEAIFVGVNAVDYSGYPDCRPEFIDAFEKLANLATKSAVEGSAIYIKAPLMYLSKSEIVKRGTELGIDYSETVSCYQADAQGRACGQCDSCRFRRQGFIDAGLADPTRYQ